A single Brassica rapa cultivar Chiifu-401-42 chromosome A04, CAAS_Brap_v3.01, whole genome shotgun sequence DNA region contains:
- the LOC103863982 gene encoding glutaredoxin-C2, whose translation MAMQKAKEIVSGNAVVVFSKSFCPYCVRVKELLQQLGAKFIAVELDKESDGSQVQSALAEWTGQRTVPNVFIGEKHIGGCDSVTNLHRDGKLVPMLTEAGAIAATAGTTSS comes from the exons ATGGCGATGCAGAAGGCTAAAGAGATCGTTTCCGGCAACGCCGTCGTTGTTTTCAG CAAGTCGTTTTGCCCATACTGTGTGAGAGTGAAGGAGCTTTTGCAGCAATTGGGAGCCAAATTCATCGCCGTTGAGCTCGACAAAGAGA GTGATGGTAGCCAAGTTCAATCTGCTCTGGCAGAATGGACTGGACAACGCACCGTTCCCAATGTGTTCATAGGTGAAAAACACATCGGTGGATGCGATT CTGTAACAAACCTGCACAGAGACGGTAAGTTAGTTCCTATGTTGACCGAAGCTGGAGCTATCGCTGCAACAGCTGGAACTACTTCTTCTTAA
- the LOC103863983 gene encoding mRNA-decapping enzyme subunit 2 produces the protein MSKKIKKCVPSNELLEDLCIRFVLNAPEEDKQSFERILFLVECAYWYYEDNVVENDPRLKSLPFKGFTCLLFKSCELFSPYLAHIDDIFRDFSSYKSRVPVAGAIILDETYERCLLVKGWKKSSTWSFPRGKKSKDEEDYACAIREVLEETGFDVSELLKKEEYIESTFRGEQTVRLYIVAGVKDDTAFAPLTKKEISQIAWHPLDRLDDGGVTGFKLYMVAPFIANLKSWISKHPSSVARRPEKPLKSICVWNAKTTTKTERSYNKRASKQSPEFNTLALLPAKEPCSSA, from the coding sequence atgtcGAAGAAGATCAAAAAGTGTGTCCCATCGAATGAGCTTCTTGAAGATCTTTGCATTCGATTTGTTCTGAATGCCCCCGAAGAAGATAAACAGTCATTCGAAAgaattttgtttcttgttgaGTGTGCGTATTGGTACTACGAAGATAACGTCGTAGAGAACGATCCTAGGCTCAAGTCGCTGCCGTTTAAAGGGTTTACGTGCCTCTTATTCAAAAGCTGTGAGCTGTTTAGTCCTTACCTTGCTCATATCGATGACATATTCAGAGATTTTAGTTCTTACAAGAGCCGAGTTCCGGTCGCGGGTGCGATTATCTTGGACGAGACATATGAACGTTGCTTGTTGGTCAAGGGATGGAAAAAATCATCTACCTGGAGCTTTCCGCGTGGGAAGAAGAGTAAGGACGAAGAGGACTACGCTTGTGCTATACGCGAGGTCTTAGAGGAAACAGGCTTTGATGTCTCCGAGCTGCTTAAGAAAGAGGAATATATTGAGTCTACATTCAGAGGAGAGCAAACAGTGCGGCTTTACATTGTCGCTGGTGTAAAAGATGATACAGCTTTTGCACCGTTGACCAAGAAGGAAATCAGTCAAATCGCATGGCATCCGCTTGATCGGCTTGATGATGGAGGAGTTACTGGTTTCAAGTTGTACATGGTGGCACCTTTTATCGCAAATTTGAAGTCATGGATATCAAAGCATCCCTCTTCTGTAGCACGGAGACCTGAGAAGCCACTTAAATCAATCTGTGTGTGGAATGcaaagacaacaacaaaaacggAAAGAAGCTACAATAAAAGAGCCTCGAAACAGTCACCGGAGTTCAACACATTAGCACTCTTACCGGCCAAGGAACCATGTTCTTCAGCTTGA
- the LOC117133483 gene encoding mRNA-decapping enzyme subunit 2-like, giving the protein MSSLPSKKSLDDLYTRFVVNGPEEEKQSMNRLMFLVESAHWYYEDNVVENDKTLKSLSFGEFTRLLFNNSDVLRPHVANMDKIFRDFGYYKSRIPVAGAIILDETCERCLLVKGWKKSSNWSFPRGKKNTNEEDDVCAIREVLEETGFDVSKLLKKEEYIEITFQGKKRVRLYVVVGVRDDTAFAPLTKKEISQISWFRLDGLESGFAGLKLFEVAPFLASLKSWISKHMSPLSIDKHLKPPLCVWTTTRKTRTKITVTSTERRCNVKPWKQSLKVNKSAILQALGICS; this is encoded by the coding sequence ATGTCGAGCCTCCCGTCGAAGAAAAGTCTTGACGATCTCTACACTCGATTTGTTGTGAACGGCCCCGAGGAAGAAAAACAGTCTATGAATCGACTAATGTTTCTTGTAGAGAGTGCTCACTGGTACTACGAAGATAACGTTGTCGAAAACGACAAAACCCTAAAGTCGCTGTCCTTTGGAGAGTTTACTCGTCTCTTATTCAACAACTCCGATGTGTTGAGACCTCACGTTGCAAACATGGATAAGATATTCAGAGACTTTGGTTATTACAAGTCTCGAATCCCGGTCGCTGGTGCGATTATATTGGACGAGACATGCGAGCGTTGCTTGCTGGTCAAGGGATGGAAAAAATCATCGAACTGGAGCTTTCCACGAGGGAAGAAGAATACgaacgaagaagatgatgtttGTGCTATACGAGAGGTCCTCGAGGAGACAGGGTTTGATGTCTCGAAGCTGCTTAAGAAAGAAGAATACATCGAGATTACATTCCAAGGAAAGAAGAGAGTGAGGCTTTACGTTGTGGTCGGTGTGAGAGATGATACAGCTTTTGCACCGCTAACGAAGAAGGAGATTAGTCAAATCTCATGGTTTCGGCTTGATGGGCTTGAAAGTGGATTCGCTGGTCTCAAGTTGTTTGAGGTTGCACCTTTTCTAGCATCCTTGAAGTCGTGGATATCAAAGCACATGTCTCCTCTGAGCATTGACAAGCACCTTAAACCACCACTCTGCGTGTGGACTACAACAAGGAAGACAAGGACAAAAATAACAGTAACATCAACGGAAAGAAGATGCAATGTAAAACCTTGGAAACAGTCTCTAAAGGTCAACAAGTCAGCAATCTTGCAGGCCTTGGGAATTTGTTCTTGA
- the LOC103863980 gene encoding zinc finger CCCH domain-containing protein 59 isoform X2 has protein sequence MSYKAPRRCSNGRNFGVERHQDFAADIAPRRPYENKGPNKWSRNLVWTASDGNKPRKNGNTYGSTKSQVSGTAASVSQQRKNAGYGQVSDTRGWGSSNRGSPKSKECVCKFWKAGNCKKGDQCSFLHSWSCLPGLVMVAALEGHKKDLKGIALPQGSDKLFSASSDGTLRIWDCHTGQCVHTINLQAEAGSLICEGPWVFLGLPNAVKAFNVQTSKDLHLNGVVGQVRAMTVGNGMLFAGTTSGSISVWKATDSESDPFTYLTSLEGHHSGEVTCFIVGGHRLYSGSVDRTIKVWDLNTLECTMTLRQHTDAVTSLLCWDQYLISSSLDGTIKVWACSDNGSLKVTNTRRHEQSVHTLCGMSDAEGKPIMFCSYQNGTVGICDLPSFEERGKMFSTNTVGAITVGPEGLLFTGDRSGKLRVWNLAGTKV, from the exons ATGAGTTACAAGGCTCCAAGGAGATGCTCTAACGGAAGGAACTTTGGAGTGGAAAGACACCAAGATTTTGCAGCTGATATAGCTCCGAGAAGACCTTATGAAAACAAGGGTCCTAATAAGTGGTCTAGGAATCTGGTTTGGACTGCATCAGATGGAAACAAGCCAAGGAAGAATGGTAACACCTATGGGTCAACGAAATCACAAGTTTCTGGCACAGCAGCTAGTGTGTCGCAGCAGAGGAAGAATGCTGGGTATGGTCAAGTTTCAGACACGAGAGGTTGGGGGTCTAGTAATAGAGGCAGTCCCAAGTCTAAGGAATGTGTGTGTAAGTTTTGGAAAGCTGGAAACTGCAAGAAGGGTGATCAATGCTCTTTCTTGCACTCTTGGTCTTGCCTCCCTGGATTGGTCATGGTAGCTGCTCTTGAAGGACACAAGAAG GATCTAAAGGGGATTGCCCTCCCTCAGGGTTCAGATAAACTCTTTTCAGCCAGTAGCGATGGTACATTGAGAATATGGGACTGCCACACTGGCCAGTGCGTTCATACAATCAACCTCCAGGCAGAAGCAGGGTCTTTAATCTGTGAAGGACCATGGGTTTTCCTTGGCTTGCCAAATGCTGTTAAG GCTTTTAACGTTCAAACCAGTAAAGATTTACATCTTAACGGAGTGGTTGGTCAGGTCCGTGCTATGACTGTTGGCAATGGAATGCTTTTTGCTGGAACAACT TCTGGTAGTATATCTGTCTGGAAAGCAACTGACTCCGAGTCTGATCCTTTCACATATCTCACATCTCTGGAGGGACACCATAGCGGTGAAGTCACATGCTTTATTGTTGGAGGTCATCGACTATACTCTGGTTCTGTTGATAGAACAATAAAGGTGTGGGATCTCAATACACTGGAATGTACAATGACACTGAGGCAACATACCGACGCTGTCACGTCGCTCTTATGTTGGGATCAGTATCTCATATCGTCTTCTTTGGATGGGACCATCAAAGTTTGGGCTTGTTCTGACAATGGCAGCTTGAAAGTTACTAATACCCGCAGACACGAACAA AGTGTGCATACTCTTTGTGGGATGAGCGATGCAGAGGGCAAACCGATCATGTTCTGCTCTTACCAAAACGGAACAGTCGGCATATGCGATCTACCATC TTTTGAAGAGAGAGGAAAGATGTTCTCGACGAACACGGTCGGTGCAATCACAGTTGGTCCTGAAGGGTTGTTATTCACTGGAGACAGGAGTGGGAAGCTGCGTGTTTGGAATTTAGCTGGCACCAAAGTTTAA
- the LOC103864181 gene encoding uncharacterized protein LOC103864181, whose translation MIAHEAVHALKAHPLMSKELMVVKTDMSKAFDKVEWSYLRRLLEALGFDRLWMDWTMACVSSVSYAVLMTDQPFGLIKPQRGIRQGDPLSPFLFVLCTEGLSHLLNRAERDGNLQGLQFSEHGPSIHHLLFADDSLFMCKADVSQARVLKRILDIYDNATGQTINVQKSAISFGRDIDIGSKALIQKVLGIVNEGGTSKYLGLPECFSGSKVELLGYLKERTNGRLNSWYMRKLSQGGKEILLKSTASALPLFAMSVFKLPKKVCSKLSSAMADFWWGADSHLKKIHWLSWDKLCLSKEYGGLGFRDLEAFNQALLAKQAWKILSSPESLVARFLKSRYFPNGEFLEASLGKRPSYAWRSLLFGRELLNKGIKKRVGDGNSIFVWSDRWIEDDSDGYGLRALWIKNLLFDANLKVSNLIDFSARRWNRVALEDLFVPSDIRILLQNQPVVSKQDFWSWKFKRSGTYSVKSGYWLASQENFFELKRQMEALLSVNCLKALSWKISAPSKLRCFVWKALSDALPATDLVLARGMKGDNRCQLCGLEGESINHIMFQCDLARQTWAMSNIPLPKNGFQDSSIFSNLYFMFYLHKNKHVEAINSRVWPWILWFLWKNRNGFLFEGSLFSPSDILLKAHEEAEQWFMAQEVDGEAEVMLMNHELQECSPKVSFPRLGWVNCEFAMDWCQKYATVGAAWLVRDSRGWIQEHSRRSFSSISSVLDAKLAVFLWVIESMISLKKNKVVFVSDFHDLVDAVVHPIHWPALQFQASELRVVLQDLEVWNLQLVDRESLRGVSFIAQSVNNLGLWESYIAAGHPPWLDLLFVNERAPSSR comes from the coding sequence ATGATCGCGCATGAGGCGGTTCATGCTTTGAAAGCTCACCCACTGATGTCGAAGGAATTGATGGTGGTCAAAACAGATATGTCTAAGGCGTTTGACAAGGTTGAGTGGAGTTATCTAAGACGTCTTCTGGAAGCTTTAGGTTTTGATCGTCTTTGGATGGATTGGACTATGGCGTGTGTTTCATCTGTATCCTATGCTGTGTTAATGACTGATCAACCTTTCGGTTTGATCAAGCCACAACGTGGAATTCGCCAAGGGGACCCTTTGTCTCCGTTTTTGTTTGTATTATGTACTGAAGGCCTCTCTCATCTATTGAACAGAGCTGAAAGGGATGGAAACTTGCAAGGTTTGCAGTTCTCGGAACATGGTCCTTCTATTCATCACCTCTTGTTTGCAGATGACAGTCTGTTCATGTGTAAAGCTGATGTGTCTCAAGCTCGCGTACTTAAGAGGATTCTGGACATTTATGATAATGCTACTGGTCAAACCATCAATGTTCAAAAGTCTGCAATCTCTTTTGGTAGAGATATTGACATTGGTTCGAAGGCTTTGATTCAGAAGGTCTTAGGTATTGTGAATGAGGGAGGGACAAGTAAATATTTAGGGCTTCCGGAGTGCTTCAGTGGTTCTAAGGTGGAGTTATTGGGATATCTTAAAGAAAGAACTAATGGCAGGCTGAACTCTTGGTATATGCGTAAGCTTTCTCAAGGTGGAAAAGAGATATTATTAAAATCCACGGCTTCAGCTCTTCCGTTGTTTGCTATGTCCGTTTTTAAACTTCCAAAGAAGGTGTGCTCGAAGCTCTCTAGTGCAATGGCAGATTTTTGGTGGGGAGCGGATTCTCACTTGAAGAAAATTCACTGGTTATCATGGGATAAGCTTTGTTTGTCTAAGGAATATGGTGGCTTGGGTTTTCGTGATCTGGAAGCTTTTAACCAGGCGCTTCTAGCTAAACAGGCTTGGAAAATTTTATCTTCTCCTGAATCCTTGGTAGCTCGGTTTCTTAAGAGTAGATACTTCCCTAATGGTGAATTTTTGGAAGCTTCCTTAGGAAAAAGGCCGTCTTATGCTTGGAGAAGCTTGTTATTTGGTAGAGAGCTACTCAACAAAGGTATCAAGAAGAGGGTTGGTGATGGAAACTCGATCTTTGTTTGGTCAGATAGATGGATTGAAGATGACTCTGATGGTTATGGCCTTAGGGCTCTTTGGATTAAAAATTTGTTGTTTGATGCCAACCTAAAGGTCAGCAACCTTATTGATTTTAGTGCCAGAAGGTGGAATAGAGTTGCATTGGAAGATCTTTTTGTTCCTTCAGATATCAGGATCCTTCTACAGAATCAGCCAGTGGTTTCGAAACAAGATTTCTGGTCTTGGAAGTTTAAGAGAAGTGGGACCTATTCGGTAAAGTCAGGATATTGGCTTGCATCTCAAGAAAATTTTTTTGAGTTGAAACGTCAGATGGAAGCTCTTCTCTCTGTTAATTGCTTAAAGGCTTTATCCTGGAAGATCTCTGCTCCCTCAAAGTTGCGCTGTTTTGTGTGGAAAGCACTTTCTGATGCTTTACCTGCTACGGATCTTGTTCTAGCTAGAGGAATGAAGGGAGATAATAGATGTCAACTGTGTGGATTGGAGGGTGAATCCATTAATCACATTATGTTTCAGTGTGACCTAGCAAGGCAAACTTGGGCGATGTCCAACATTCCCTTACCTAAGAATGGGTTTCAGGACTCTTCTATTTTCTCCAATCTATACTTCATGTTCTATCTTCATAAGAATAAGCATGTTGAAGCCATTAATTCTCGGGTCTGGCCTTGGATTTTATGGTTTCTTTGGAAAAATAGAAATGGCTTCCTGTTTGAAGGTTCTTTATTTTCTCCATCGGACATCCTTTTGAAGGCACATGAAGAAGCTGAGCAATGGTTTATGGCTCAAGAGGTAGATGGAGAGGCTGAGGTTATGTTGATGAATCATGAACTTCAGGAATGTTCGCCAAAAGTGTCTTTTCCTAGGCTTGGATGGGTTAATTGTGAGTTTGCTATGGATTGGTGTCAGAAATATGCAACGGTGGGAGCGGCTTGGTTGGTTAGAGATTCTCGTGGTTGGATTCAAGAACATAGTAGAAGATCCTTTTCTTCTATTTCTTCAGTGTTAGATGCGAAATTGGCGGTCTTCTTATGGGTCATTGAGAGTATGATCAGCTTAAAGAAGAACAAGGTAGTCTTTGTTTCGGATTTTCATGATTTGGTTGATGCTGTTGTTCATCCGATTCATTGGCCGGCTCTACAATTTCAAGCATCAGAATTGCGAGTGGTGTTGCAGGATTTAGAAGTTTGGAATTTGCAGTTAGTGGATCGAGAGAGTCTTAGAGGTGTATCTTTCATTGCACAAAGCGTGAATAATCTAGGTCTTTGGGAGTCTTATATTGCTGCGGGTCATCCGCCCTGGCTTGATTTGCTATTTGTCAATGAAAGAGCTCCTTCTAGCCGTTAA
- the LOC103863980 gene encoding zinc finger CCCH domain-containing protein 59 isoform X1 — translation MSYKAPRRCSNGRNFGVERHQDFAADIAPRRPYENKGPNKWSRNLVWTASDGNKPRKNGNTYGSTKSQVSGTAASVSQQRKNAGYGQVSDTRGWGSSNRGSPKSKECVCKFWKAGNCKKGDQCSFLHSWSCLPGLVMVAALEGHKKDLKGIALPQGSDKLFSASSDGTLRIWDCHTGQCVHTINLQAEAGSLICEGPWVFLGLPNAVKAFNVQTSKDLHLNGVVGQVRAMTVGNGMLFAGTTSGSISVWKATDSESDPFTYLTSLEGHHSGEVTCFIVGGHRLYSGSVDRTIKVWDLNTLECTMTLRQHTDAVTSLLCWDQYLISSSLDGTIKVWACSDNGSLKVTNTRRHEQSVHTLCGMSDAEGKPIMFCSYQNGTVGICDLPSFEERGKMFSTNTVGTITIGPEGLLFTGDKSGKLRVWSLAGTKV, via the exons ATGAGTTACAAGGCTCCAAGGAGATGCTCTAACGGAAGGAACTTTGGAGTGGAAAGACACCAAGATTTTGCAGCTGATATAGCTCCGAGAAGACCTTATGAAAACAAGGGTCCTAATAAGTGGTCTAGGAATCTGGTTTGGACTGCATCAGATGGAAACAAGCCAAGGAAGAATGGTAACACCTATGGGTCAACGAAATCACAAGTTTCTGGCACAGCAGCTAGTGTGTCGCAGCAGAGGAAGAATGCTGGGTATGGTCAAGTTTCAGACACGAGAGGTTGGGGGTCTAGTAATAGAGGCAGTCCCAAGTCTAAGGAATGTGTGTGTAAGTTTTGGAAAGCTGGAAACTGCAAGAAGGGTGATCAATGCTCTTTCTTGCACTCTTGGTCTTGCCTCCCTGGATTGGTCATGGTAGCTGCTCTTGAAGGACACAAGAAG GATCTAAAGGGGATTGCCCTCCCTCAGGGTTCAGATAAACTCTTTTCAGCCAGTAGCGATGGTACATTGAGAATATGGGACTGCCACACTGGCCAGTGCGTTCATACAATCAACCTCCAGGCAGAAGCAGGGTCTTTAATCTGTGAAGGACCATGGGTTTTCCTTGGCTTGCCAAATGCTGTTAAG GCTTTTAACGTTCAAACCAGTAAAGATTTACATCTTAACGGAGTGGTTGGTCAGGTCCGTGCTATGACTGTTGGCAATGGAATGCTTTTTGCTGGAACAACT TCTGGTAGTATATCTGTCTGGAAAGCAACTGACTCCGAGTCTGATCCTTTCACATATCTCACATCTCTGGAGGGACACCATAGCGGTGAAGTCACATGCTTTATTGTTGGAGGTCATCGACTATACTCTGGTTCTGTTGATAGAACAATAAAGGTGTGGGATCTCAATACACTGGAATGTACAATGACACTGAGGCAACATACCGACGCTGTCACGTCGCTCTTATGTTGGGATCAGTATCTCATATCGTCTTCTTTGGATGGGACCATCAAAGTTTGGGCTTGTTCTGACAATGGCAGCTTGAAAGTTACTAATACCCGCAGACACGAACAA AGTGTGCATACTCTTTGTGGGATGAGCGATGCAGAGGGCAAACCGATCATGTTCTGCTCTTACCAAAACGGAACAGTCGGCATATGCGATCTACCATC TTTTGAAGAGAGAGGAAAGATGTTCTCTACGAACACGGTCGGCACAATCACGATTGGTCCTGAAGGATTGTTGTTCACCGGAGACAAGAGTGGGAAGCTGCGTGTTTGGAGTTTAGCTGGCACCAAAGTTTAG
- the LOC103863981 gene encoding uncharacterized protein LOC103863981 has translation MTKSVKFSLKLLVDEKRNKVVLAEAVHDFVDVLISLLSLPMGKIARLLESHKDLQTVLACYQNLNRSVADMGIEHFETEACKSMLLSPKSSYEIHCRKLKLNMGDTDATKFFICSSYLSDDSTCDNVYSNFNTSTCRCGGTMSTRMFTSDEDQIGEEIGNSVDGVFVNCRSSFIVTDDLKVSVNSIGVVMNVLNDLGYTDFSDLQETLLDIGFEEVVTLLGCFFTTETPLTCAFLMKPCLTRKLKMLSPHLQNSEIVEPSSVFSVKLFVRKFDNEILYAECNADFIDALLSFLIFPLELICSLSNNLGSVGNLSRSPCRKASASDFNQVPDYYGCSNNTMFGYLPSPSPVYECFVPRNSSDSWSCQLARQIQWSMDLFILGGDIVKMSPNNPKVISGSSSGGDTGFMKKNTKFIVSNDLIISPMNSFSTVGLLKKMQVNISDLEEHQISISKADVSMVVILKLFFLLNFCRSVKVFASFAAYQHSQSFFGLVLCIDQWSLKLAREETKGRNLNAIRNIN, from the exons ATGACTAAAAGTGTAAAATTTAGCTTGAAACTTCTCGTTGATGAGAAGAGAAACAAAGTTGTTTTGGCTGAGGCGGTTCATGATTTCGTTGACGTGCTCATCAGCCTTTTGAGTCTACCAATGGGAAAAATTGCTAGATTGCTGGAGAGCCATAAGGATTTGCAGACAGTCCTAGCTTGTTATCAAAACCTTAACAGAAGCGTTGCAGATATGGGCATCGAACATTTTGAGACTGAAGCTTGCAAGAGTATGTTACTGTCTCCCAAGAGTTCTTATGAGATTCACTGTAGAAAGCTCAAGCTGAACATGGGTGATACTGATGCCACCAAGTTCTTTATATGCTCAAGTTATCTTAGTGATGATAGTACTTGCGACAATGTATACAGCAATTTTAACACCTCAACATGTAGATGTGGAGGGACGATGAGCACTCGGATGTTTACATCAGATGAAGATCAAATTGGAGAAGAGATTGGAAATAGTGTAGATGGAGTGTTTGTCAATTGCAGATCCTCATTCATTGTGACTGATGATTTGAAAGTATCAGTGAACTCTATTGGTGTTGTCATGAATGTTCTTAATGATTTAGGGTACACTGATTTTAGTGATCTACAAGAAACCCTACTTGACATAGGGTTCGAAGAG GTGGTGACTCTTTTGGGATGTTTCTTCACTACCGAGACTCCCTTAACATGCGCGTTCCTGATGAAACCTTGCCTGACAAGGAAGCTCAAAATGCTATCGCCGCATCTTCAAAACTCGGAGATTGTAGAACCAAGCAGTGTATTCTCTGTGAAACTTTTTGTTAGAAAGTTTGATAATGAGATTCTTTATGCAGAGTGCAATGCAGACTTCATCGATGCTCTTCTCAGTTTTCTGATCTTCCCTCTTGAGTTGATCTGTTCATTATCCAACAATTTGGGAAGTGTCGGAAATTTGTCTAGAAGCCCTTGTAGAAAAGCATCAGCTTCCGATTTCAATCAAGTTCCTGATTATTATGGTTGCAGTAACAACACTATGTTTGGCTATCTCCCTTCTCCATCACCAGTGTATGAATGTTTTGTTCCTCGCAATTCTAGCGATTCTTGGAGTTGCCAATTAGCCAGGCAGATTCAGTGGTCTATGGATCTGTTCATACTAGGTGGCGATATTGTGAAAATGTCTCCAAACAATCCGAAAGTAATTTCTGGAAGTTCATCAGGAGGTGACACCGGGTTTATGAAGAAAAACACAAAGTTCATTGTGTCTAATGATCTGATTATATCTCCTATGAATTCATTTTCTACTGTTGGCTTGTTGAAGAAGATGCAGGTGAACATCAGTGATCTCGAGGAGCATCAGATTAGCATTTCAAAAGCAGATGTAAGTATGGTTGTAAttttaaagcttttttttttgttaaactttTGTCGTAGTGTTAAAGTTTTTGCTTCTTTTGCAGCTTATCAGCATTCTCAGAGCTTCTTTGGTCTCGTCCTCTGCATTGACCAATGGTCTCTCAAACTTGCTCGTGAAGAAACCAAAGGAAGAAACTTGAATGCCATAAGAAACATAAACTGA
- the LOC103863978 gene encoding uncharacterized protein LOC103863978, with product MEKEDDYTASFSPSFSSYANDGLVETAERVRLECSGEYNNNDDDGFEFVNIRSDYEAEASFSGDCDLVFPVFNQAIISKPSAVKPDESSRPAVTTRLRDLFLRDREDSSSSSSDEEKELEGVSSEIYCPWTPEISSNGGWRKSKSTGSSSSSSSSRRWRIRDLLKRSYSEGKQSLSFLNSNSRNRVDEASKKEKVSSAHEKFYLKKKAKKEEEKRKSYLPYKQFGLFFFNVHHR from the coding sequence ATGGAAAAAGAAGACGACTACACGGCGTCGTTCTCTCCTAGCTTTAGCAGTTACGCTAACGACGGACTCGTTGAAACCGCCGAGCGAGTTCGACTTGAATGCTCCGGTGAATACAACAACAACGACGACGATGGCTTCGAATTCGTGAATATACGATCGGATTATGAGGCGGAGGCGTCTTTCTCCGGCGACTGCGATCTCGTGTTTCCGGTTTTCAATCAGGCTATAATCTCCAAACCCTCCGCCGTGAAACCCGACGAATCATCGCGTCCGGCGGTTACGACTCGGCTGAGGGATCTGTTCCTCCGCGATCGCGAAGATTCTTCATCGTCGTCGTCCGATGAAGAGAAAGAGCTGGAGGGAGTTTCGAGTGAGATCTACTGTCCATGGACGCCGGAGATATCATCAAACGGCGGTTGGAGAAAGAGCAAATCGACGGGAtcttcatcatcgtcatcatcgtCGAGGCGGTGGAGGATTAGGGACCTGTTGAAGAGAAGTTACAGCGAAGGGAAGCAGTCGCTTAGTTTCCTGAATTCGAATTCGAGAAACAGAGTCGACGAGGCGTCGAAGAAGGAGAAGGTTTCTTCGGCACATGAGAAGTTTTATCTGAAGAAGAAAgcgaagaaggaagaagagaagagaaaatcGTATCTACCATATAAGCAATTTgggctcttcttcttcaacgttCATCATCGCTGA